In Pseudomonas asiatica, the following are encoded in one genomic region:
- a CDS encoding DUF1631 domain-containing protein gives MQKEGKVVPLAAAIDRGGRTPLPCLPVLLLQVRDKAALQLRQGLQGLFDNADDTLFEMADKALDRGDQNLYFEAMRDLRLKRKSIERGFLDTFYDAFARIGQVDLLAHMVEPGNLRSKAHVERAGAIEGMVARVLSRDGIALQQLGLRLQVLLDRPLHEQHNPLGPAALCGYFLDAGRNLGVGLRVKLVLLKLFERYVLRDADVIYGEANQLLAAAGVLPELPSAPRRRAEDRRMSAGRGPANLGHEVGSDAAGQAFFASLQTLLAPVRGKFAPRLQAVAAAQPISTADLLRLLSHLQHYVPATHEADDFELGQQLEQLLLRVSVRSGTRRRIDVADEDMINLVGLLFAFIQDDDNLPASLRALIGRLHIPLLKVALLDKGLLSRASHPARRLLNEIAGAAIGWECGGDGMRDSLHLRVERIVQRLLNDFAEDTSLFSELLEDFLAFNQDERRRNELLEQRTRDAEEGRARTLQARQQVQHALNQRLRGRLLPQVVVQMLVQAWSQVLLLAWLKQGEASQAWRDALQTMDTLLASITPPHEPHALLQQVPGLLKALRDGLASVALDSAATREFFLQLEQLHLRACAGTAMQPGTEGQPLSEVLVAEDIVLAIAEEPACAPSQFADGQAVAVRQVQRLRIGTWVEVLDEDEPLRCKLVARVDSSDRLVFANRTGMKVREWNGASLARALHRGEVRVLDDGLLFERALEAVLETLRVGVPV, from the coding sequence ATGCAAAAAGAAGGCAAGGTGGTGCCCTTGGCGGCAGCCATCGATCGAGGCGGGCGTACGCCTCTGCCTTGCCTTCCGGTATTGCTCCTGCAGGTGCGCGACAAGGCCGCCTTGCAGTTGCGTCAGGGCCTGCAGGGCTTGTTCGACAATGCTGACGACACCCTCTTCGAGATGGCCGACAAGGCCTTGGACCGCGGTGACCAGAACCTGTACTTCGAAGCCATGCGCGACCTGCGCCTGAAGCGCAAGAGCATCGAGCGCGGTTTTCTCGACACGTTCTATGATGCCTTTGCCCGTATCGGCCAGGTTGACCTGCTGGCGCACATGGTCGAGCCGGGCAACCTGCGCAGCAAGGCCCACGTGGAACGGGCTGGCGCGATAGAAGGCATGGTCGCGCGTGTGCTGTCACGCGACGGTATTGCCCTGCAGCAACTGGGCCTGCGCTTGCAGGTACTGCTCGACCGCCCCCTGCACGAGCAGCACAACCCGCTGGGGCCCGCAGCGCTGTGCGGCTACTTCCTCGACGCTGGCCGCAACCTGGGGGTTGGCCTGCGGGTCAAGCTGGTCCTGCTCAAACTGTTCGAGCGCTATGTGTTGCGCGATGCCGACGTGATCTATGGCGAAGCCAACCAGTTGCTGGCCGCCGCCGGTGTACTGCCTGAATTGCCGTCGGCACCACGTCGGCGTGCCGAAGATCGGCGCATGAGCGCAGGTCGTGGGCCGGCGAACCTGGGTCACGAGGTGGGCTCGGACGCGGCAGGGCAGGCTTTCTTTGCCTCGTTGCAAACACTGCTGGCCCCGGTGCGTGGAAAGTTCGCGCCTCGTTTGCAGGCGGTGGCCGCCGCCCAGCCAATCAGCACCGCCGACCTGCTGCGCCTGCTTTCGCATTTGCAGCACTATGTGCCCGCTACCCACGAGGCCGACGATTTCGAACTTGGCCAACAGCTTGAACAATTGCTGTTGCGGGTCAGCGTGCGCAGCGGCACACGCCGGCGTATCGATGTTGCCGACGAGGACATGATCAACCTGGTTGGCCTGCTGTTCGCCTTCATCCAGGACGACGACAACTTGCCGGCCAGCCTGCGTGCGCTGATCGGGCGTTTGCACATTCCGCTGCTTAAAGTGGCCCTGTTGGACAAGGGGCTGCTCAGTCGTGCCAGCCACCCGGCCCGCCGGCTGCTCAACGAGATCGCTGGCGCGGCAATCGGCTGGGAATGTGGCGGCGACGGTATGCGTGACAGCCTGCACCTGCGGGTGGAGCGTATCGTCCAGCGCCTTCTCAATGATTTTGCCGAAGATACCAGCCTGTTCTCCGAACTGCTCGAAGACTTCCTCGCTTTTAACCAGGACGAGCGGCGGCGCAACGAACTGCTCGAACAACGCACCCGCGACGCCGAAGAAGGGCGTGCCCGAACACTGCAGGCCAGGCAGCAGGTGCAGCATGCTCTCAACCAACGGCTGCGCGGCAGGTTATTGCCGCAGGTGGTGGTACAGATGCTGGTGCAAGCCTGGAGCCAGGTACTGCTGTTGGCCTGGCTCAAGCAAGGTGAAGCATCCCAGGCCTGGCGGGATGCCTTGCAGACGATGGACACGCTGCTGGCCAGCATCACTCCGCCGCATGAGCCGCATGCCTTGCTGCAGCAGGTACCGGGCCTGCTCAAGGCACTGCGCGATGGCCTGGCCAGCGTGGCCCTGGACTCGGCAGCGACCCGCGAATTCTTCCTGCAACTGGAACAGCTGCACCTGCGTGCCTGCGCGGGTACCGCGATGCAGCCCGGCACTGAGGGCCAGCCTTTGAGCGAAGTGCTGGTGGCCGAGGACATCGTCCTGGCGATTGCCGAGGAACCCGCTTGTGCTCCGTCGCAGTTTGCCGACGGGCAGGCTGTCGCCGTGCGTCAGGTGCAGCGCCTGCGTATCGGTACCTGGGTAGAAGTGCTGGACGAGGACGAACCGCTGCGCTGCAAACTGGTGGCGCGCGTCGACAGTAGCGACCGGCTGGTGTTCGCCAACCGCACCGGCATGAAAGTACGCGAATGGAACGGGGCCAGCCTGGCCCGGGCACTGCATCGAGGTGAGGTGCGGGTGCTGGATGACGGGCTTTTGTTCGAGCGCGCGCTGGAAGCAGTACTCGAAACGCTTCGCGTAGGGGTACCTGTCTAG
- the nadC gene encoding carboxylating nicotinate-nucleotide diphosphorylase, protein MPNLRLADLTAEIEANVRRALLEDIGSGDITAQLIPAERLAKATIITREDCVIAGTAWVDAVFRQLDPRVAVHWQVADGERATANQPLFHLEGPARSLLSGERSALNFLQMLSGVATRARFLADLVEGTQVRLLDTRKTLPGLRLAQKYAVTCGGCDNHRIGLYDAFLIKENHIAASGGVAAAVAAAHRIAPGKPVEIEVESLDELRQALAAGADIIMLDELTLEEMREAVRITAGKAKLEASGGVNETTLRVIAETGVDYISIGAMTKDVKAVDLSMRLSL, encoded by the coding sequence ATGCCGAACCTACGCCTTGCCGACCTGACCGCTGAAATCGAAGCCAACGTGCGCCGTGCGCTGTTGGAGGACATCGGCAGTGGCGATATCACCGCGCAGTTGATCCCGGCCGAGCGCCTGGCCAAGGCGACCATCATTACCCGCGAAGACTGCGTGATCGCCGGCACCGCCTGGGTCGATGCCGTGTTCCGCCAACTCGACCCACGCGTGGCCGTGCACTGGCAGGTGGCCGATGGCGAGCGCGCCACGGCCAACCAGCCGCTGTTCCATCTGGAGGGCCCCGCGCGTTCGCTGCTCAGTGGTGAGCGCAGTGCATTGAACTTCCTGCAGATGCTGTCGGGTGTCGCCACTCGTGCGCGCTTCCTTGCCGACCTGGTGGAAGGCACCCAGGTACGCCTGCTGGACACCCGCAAGACCCTGCCGGGCCTGCGCCTGGCGCAGAAGTATGCAGTGACCTGCGGCGGTTGCGACAACCACCGCATCGGCCTGTACGACGCCTTCCTGATCAAGGAAAACCACATCGCAGCCAGCGGCGGCGTGGCCGCGGCCGTGGCGGCGGCGCACCGCATTGCGCCGGGCAAGCCGGTGGAAATTGAAGTGGAAAGCCTGGATGAGCTGCGCCAGGCACTGGCCGCTGGTGCCGACATCATCATGCTCGACGAGCTGACCCTGGAAGAGATGCGCGAAGCAGTGCGCATTACTGCGGGCAAGGCCAAGCTGGAAGCCAGTGGCGGGGTCAACGAGACGACCTTGCGGGTGATTGCCGAGACTGGGGTGGACTACATCTCGATTGGTGCCATGACCAAGGATGTGAAGGCGGTGGACCTGTCGATGCGTTTGAGCCTGTAA
- a CDS encoding GAD-like domain-containing protein — protein sequence MDEIFSLFVEQVGEPFFRQEVPLSSLDRYRGILPNKLLEYWCEHGWCGYGDGIFWTVNPQEYEEVTASLIEGTILERRDRYHLIARGAFGDLYLFGEQTGFSVKILAHISRYRGSEYELTAADMDREVQGFFLGKEKASVDFDGMFEPAKKKLGMLKHDEMYGFVPALAFGGSSDLANLEKVKAVEHLILLSQIATLEPYSFSDF from the coding sequence GTGGATGAGATTTTTTCCCTGTTTGTAGAGCAAGTTGGTGAGCCGTTTTTTCGACAGGAGGTTCCTCTCTCAAGTCTGGATCGATACAGAGGGATCTTGCCGAACAAATTGTTAGAGTATTGGTGTGAGCACGGTTGGTGCGGATATGGTGACGGGATATTTTGGACTGTCAATCCCCAGGAATATGAAGAGGTAACTGCCTCGCTTATCGAAGGCACAATATTGGAGAGGCGGGATAGATACCACCTGATCGCTCGCGGTGCATTTGGTGACCTGTATCTCTTTGGGGAGCAAACGGGTTTCTCAGTAAAGATTTTGGCTCATATTTCACGATATAGGGGAAGTGAATATGAGTTGACGGCGGCGGATATGGACAGGGAAGTGCAAGGTTTCTTCCTTGGGAAAGAGAAGGCGTCTGTTGACTTTGATGGCATGTTCGAGCCAGCAAAGAAAAAACTGGGCATGCTAAAGCATGATGAAATGTATGGGTTCGTTCCAGCCCTGGCGTTCGGCGGCTCAAGCGACCTTGCTAACCTTGAGAAGGTTAAGGCAGTGGAGCATCTAATACTGCTTTCTCAGATTGCCACCCTCGAGCCCTACAGTTTCTCCGACTTTTGA
- a CDS encoding DUF6861 domain-containing protein → MYLDYLVPSWHEIESRVIALVGYQSGGQFRTSLNEEVASLGLNLRRIEAVRTAFYHAEWQAAHMLRQRFADLDINSIVDELLMVVRQMAMIVAGSTITGGLLGAGVGAFAGGAGTIPFAGAGAAMGLKVSGWILGALGLASIAEFFIEGLPRIGEYYVDGIRFAWEGTCGNEGTGPLCRDDPYAISRATHQIAQAHVEVVLLLLGAIVSYLTRGRGDARVLAQEMAASRKGARLGQWMLKHEEGLKKRPDLQVPERRKGAVGEPQPMQPDRPAGKDKEPSTGKPGSMPLHTVACFKADKLPPAKHGEFERQLKGQQDGLNRLTVEEFLENIANPAKRDPRIAKIARKELYDKLQERIQRDLMKTMSAIEARNLSVKQAKETMSSLAALHNPDLIAGGRDTISDFGDRQVNSSIGPQWKSRVYGLKAAAEKASRSGVGSGLLNVKLHKC, encoded by the coding sequence ATGTACCTGGATTACCTCGTGCCCTCCTGGCACGAGATCGAGTCACGTGTCATCGCCCTGGTGGGCTACCAAAGCGGTGGCCAGTTCCGCACCAGCCTCAATGAAGAGGTCGCCTCGCTAGGCCTCAACCTGCGCCGGATAGAAGCCGTCCGCACCGCCTTCTACCACGCCGAATGGCAGGCGGCGCACATGCTGCGCCAGCGCTTCGCCGACCTCGACATCAACAGCATCGTCGACGAACTGCTGATGGTCGTGCGGCAGATGGCGATGATCGTCGCCGGCAGCACCATTACCGGTGGCCTGCTTGGCGCGGGGGTTGGCGCATTCGCCGGCGGCGCCGGAACCATTCCGTTTGCCGGCGCGGGCGCGGCCATGGGCCTCAAGGTCAGTGGCTGGATCCTCGGCGCGCTAGGGCTGGCTTCCATCGCCGAGTTCTTCATCGAGGGCTTGCCGCGTATCGGCGAGTACTACGTCGACGGCATTCGCTTCGCCTGGGAAGGCACCTGCGGCAATGAAGGCACGGGCCCGCTCTGCCGGGACGACCCCTATGCGATATCCCGGGCGACGCATCAGATTGCCCAAGCCCACGTGGAAGTCGTGCTGCTGTTGTTGGGGGCGATCGTGTCGTACCTCACCCGCGGCCGCGGTGATGCCCGGGTGCTCGCGCAGGAGATGGCGGCCAGCCGCAAAGGTGCGCGGCTGGGGCAATGGATGCTCAAGCATGAAGAGGGGTTGAAGAAACGGCCGGACCTGCAGGTGCCGGAGCGGCGCAAGGGGGCGGTGGGTGAGCCGCAACCGATGCAGCCTGATCGGCCGGCAGGGAAAGACAAGGAGCCCTCGACAGGGAAGCCCGGTAGCATGCCGTTGCATACCGTGGCGTGCTTCAAGGCCGACAAATTGCCACCCGCCAAGCATGGCGAGTTTGAACGGCAGTTGAAGGGGCAGCAGGATGGGTTGAATCGGCTGACGGTTGAAGAGTTTCTCGAAAATATCGCTAATCCGGCCAAGCGAGATCCGCGCATTGCAAAAATAGCGAGAAAGGAACTTTATGATAAGTTGCAGGAGAGGATTCAGAGGGATCTGATGAAAACTATGAGTGCCATTGAAGCTAGAAATCTCTCGGTGAAGCAAGCAAAGGAAACCATGTCATCTCTCGCAGCTTTGCATAATCCTGACTTGATCGCCGGTGGACGGGATACTATTTCTGACTTTGGCGACAGGCAAGTTAACTCGAGCATAGGCCCACAATGGAAAAGCAGAGTTTATGGTTTGAAAGCTGCTGCCGAGAAAGCTTCAAGATCGGGTGTGGGGTCAGGCCTGTTAAATGTAAAACTGCATAAATGCTAG
- a CDS encoding glycosyltransferase family 4 protein: MNTPALRISLVSETFPPEINGVANTLGRLSEGLRQRGHEIEVVRPRQAGEAPRHSDPNLMLCRGWPLPGYPGLQWGEVSMHKLLRRWRRQRPDVLYIATEGPLGLSALRAARRLGVAVVSGFHTNFPQYSGQYGLGLLTRLLTNYLRWFHRRTAITLVPSLSQRLELERRGFERLELLARGVDACLFNPARRNPALRESWGLGPDDIAVLHVGRLAAEKNLGLLRPSLEALQKAYPHKRLRLIMVGDGPQRAALEQQVPDAMFCGAQRGEVLAEHYASGDLFLFPSLTETFGNVVLEAMASGLAVVAYDEAAAAQHIRHGHSGALAMPGDQAAFIDAACWLLEEEETLRRVRLNARKHASHQGWPGIVEQFEGYLHAARNQAATSPASRLGATRSV, from the coding sequence ATGAATACACCCGCCCTACGCATTTCCCTGGTCAGCGAAACCTTCCCACCCGAGATCAACGGCGTGGCCAACACCCTTGGCCGCCTCAGCGAGGGGTTGCGCCAACGCGGCCATGAGATCGAAGTGGTGCGCCCACGCCAGGCCGGAGAAGCACCGCGGCACAGCGACCCGAACCTGATGCTGTGCCGTGGCTGGCCACTGCCTGGCTACCCGGGCTTGCAGTGGGGCGAGGTATCGATGCACAAGCTGTTGCGCCGCTGGCGTCGACAGCGCCCGGATGTGCTGTACATCGCCACCGAGGGGCCGCTTGGGCTCAGTGCACTGCGCGCGGCCCGGCGCCTCGGGGTTGCGGTGGTCAGTGGCTTCCACACCAACTTCCCGCAGTATTCCGGCCAGTACGGGCTGGGCCTGCTGACGCGCCTGCTCACCAACTACCTGCGCTGGTTCCATCGGCGCACGGCGATCACCCTGGTACCCAGCCTCAGCCAGCGCCTGGAGCTCGAACGCCGTGGCTTCGAACGCCTGGAGCTACTGGCCCGGGGGGTCGATGCCTGCCTGTTCAACCCGGCCCGGCGCAACCCCGCATTACGGGAAAGCTGGGGGCTCGGCCCGGATGATATCGCCGTGCTGCATGTGGGGCGGCTGGCGGCAGAAAAGAACCTGGGCTTGCTGCGCCCAAGCCTGGAGGCCCTGCAGAAAGCTTATCCACACAAACGTCTGCGCCTGATCATGGTCGGTGACGGCCCGCAGCGTGCCGCCCTCGAACAGCAGGTACCGGATGCCATGTTCTGCGGCGCCCAGCGTGGCGAGGTGCTGGCCGAACACTATGCCAGCGGTGACCTGTTCCTGTTTCCGAGCCTGACCGAAACCTTTGGCAATGTGGTGCTCGAAGCCATGGCCTCCGGGTTGGCGGTGGTCGCCTATGACGAGGCGGCCGCCGCGCAGCATATTCGCCATGGCCATAGCGGTGCGCTGGCCATGCCGGGGGATCAGGCGGCGTTCATCGATGCAGCCTGCTGGCTGCTGGAGGAAGAAGAGACGTTACGGCGGGTGCGCCTGAATGCGCGAAAGCATGCCAGCCACCAAGGATGGCCAGGGATTGTCGAGCAGTTTGAGGGGTATCTGCATGCAGCCCGGAACCAGGCTGCAACCTCGCCAGCTTCGAGGCTGGGTGCTACGCGATCTGTGTAG
- the trxB gene encoding thioredoxin-disulfide reductase: MSEVRHSRVIILGSGPAGYSAAVYAARANLKPLLITGMQAGGQLTTTTEVDNWPGDPHGLTGPALMQRMQEHAERFETEIVFDHINAVDLANKPFTLQGDSGKYTCDALIIATGASARYLGLPSEETFMGKGVSACATCDGFFYRNKPVAVVGGGNTAVEEALYLANIASKVTLVHRRDTFRAEKILVDKLHARVAEGKIELKLNATLDEVLGDNMGVTGARLKNNDGSSDEIKVDGVFIAIGHTPNTSLFEGQLTLKDGYLVVNGGREGNATATNIEGVFAAGDVADHVYRQAITSAGAGCMAALDVERYLDGLANASF, encoded by the coding sequence ATGTCTGAAGTACGTCATTCGCGCGTCATCATTCTCGGTTCCGGCCCTGCCGGTTACAGCGCCGCGGTGTATGCCGCCCGTGCCAACCTCAAGCCGCTGCTGATCACCGGTATGCAGGCCGGCGGCCAGCTGACCACCACCACCGAAGTCGACAACTGGCCGGGCGACCCCCATGGCCTGACCGGCCCGGCGCTGATGCAGCGCATGCAGGAGCACGCCGAGCGTTTCGAAACCGAAATCGTCTTCGACCACATCAACGCCGTCGACCTGGCCAACAAGCCCTTCACCCTGCAGGGTGACAGCGGCAAGTACACCTGCGACGCGCTGATCATCGCCACTGGCGCCAGCGCCCGCTACCTGGGCCTGCCGTCGGAAGAAACCTTCATGGGCAAGGGTGTTTCGGCCTGCGCCACCTGCGACGGCTTCTTCTACCGCAACAAGCCGGTCGCTGTGGTGGGTGGCGGCAACACTGCCGTGGAAGAGGCGCTGTACCTGGCCAACATCGCCAGCAAGGTGACTCTGGTACACCGTCGCGATACCTTCCGCGCCGAGAAGATCCTGGTCGACAAGCTGCACGCCCGTGTGGCCGAAGGCAAGATCGAGCTCAAGCTCAACGCCACCCTGGACGAAGTGCTGGGTGACAACATGGGCGTGACTGGTGCGCGCCTGAAGAACAACGATGGCAGCAGCGACGAAATCAAGGTCGACGGCGTGTTCATCGCCATTGGCCACACCCCGAACACCTCGCTGTTCGAAGGCCAGCTGACCCTCAAGGACGGCTACCTGGTGGTCAACGGCGGCCGTGAGGGCAATGCCACCGCCACCAACATCGAGGGCGTGTTCGCCGCCGGTGACGTGGCCGACCACGTTTATCGCCAGGCCATTACCTCGGCCGGTGCCGGCTGCATGGCGGCGCTGGATGTCGAGCGTTACCTGGATGGGCTGGCCAACGCTTCGTTCTGA
- the cysZ gene encoding sulfate transporter CysZ, translated as MQAPVLSGPQYLREGLKLVLSPNLRLFVLLPLAVNLLLFGGLIYFAGHQFSLWVDALMPSLPSWLSFLTYILWPLFVALVVLMVFFTFTLVANIIAAPFNGFLAEKVEVVVRGEDNFPAFSWGELVAMVPRTFGREMRKLGYFLPRAIGLFILSLIPVVNVVAAPLWLIFGVWMMAIQYIDYPADNNKMSWQDMLAWLRQKRWQSLGFGGITYLALMIPLVNVLMMPAAVAGATLFWVRERN; from the coding sequence ATGCAAGCCCCTGTCCTCTCTGGCCCCCAGTACCTGCGCGAAGGCCTGAAACTGGTGCTGAGCCCCAATCTGCGGTTGTTCGTGCTGCTGCCGCTGGCGGTCAACCTGCTGCTGTTTGGCGGTCTGATCTACTTCGCCGGCCACCAATTCAGCCTGTGGGTGGACGCCCTGATGCCGAGCTTGCCGAGCTGGCTGAGCTTTCTCACCTACATCCTCTGGCCGCTGTTCGTCGCCCTGGTGGTGCTGATGGTGTTCTTCACATTCACCCTGGTGGCCAACATCATCGCCGCGCCGTTCAATGGCTTTCTGGCGGAAAAGGTCGAGGTTGTGGTGCGTGGCGAGGACAATTTCCCCGCGTTCAGCTGGGGCGAACTGGTGGCCATGGTGCCACGTACCTTCGGCCGTGAAATGCGCAAGCTGGGCTACTTCCTGCCGCGGGCCATCGGCCTGTTCATCCTGTCGCTGATCCCGGTGGTCAACGTGGTGGCGGCGCCGCTTTGGCTGATCTTCGGGGTGTGGATGATGGCTATCCAGTACATCGACTACCCGGCGGACAACAACAAGATGAGCTGGCAGGACATGCTCGCCTGGCTGCGCCAGAAACGCTGGCAGAGTCTGGGCTTTGGCGGCATTACCTACCTGGCGTTGATGATCCCGCTGGTGAACGTGCTGATGATGCCGGCGGCGGTGGCCGGGGCTACGTTGTTCTGGGTGCGGGAGCGGAACTGA